In a single window of the Vitis vinifera cultivar Pinot Noir 40024 chromosome 6, ASM3070453v1 genome:
- the LOC104879613 gene encoding LOW QUALITY PROTEIN: tropinone reductase homolog At5g06060 (The sequence of the model RefSeq protein was modified relative to this genomic sequence to represent the inferred CDS: substituted 5 bases at 5 genomic stop codons), giving the protein MAQTSGCSSGDGRWSLKGMTALITGGTKGIGHAIVEELAGLGATIHTCSRKETELNECLKDWKAKGFGVSGSVCDVSSRAQREKLMQTTSSVFNGKLNILVSSPSLXSSNLXSYTXFVELITIEFPCLNFCWIQINNAAISIQKPTVEVTAEEFSTIMATNFESVYHLSQIAHPLLKASGTGSIVFISSVSGIVAHKNISAYSVTKGISSHDPWYIPSARSKFLFTRAILNKRNIXNLXRFSSNAVAPWYIKTPMVEPMLTNQAFLEEVINRAPLRRVGDPKEVSSLVAFLCLPASSYITGQIICVDGGMTVNGFESNLL; this is encoded by the exons ATGGCTCAGACATCTGGATGCAGCTCTGGAGATGGTAGATGGTCTCTCAAGGGAATGACTGCTCTCATAACTGGTGGAACTAAAGGAATTGG GCATGCAATTGTGGAAGAACTGGCTGGACTAGGAGCAACCATACACACATGTTCTAGAAAAGAAACCGAGCTCAATGAATGCTTGAAGGATTGGAAAGCTAAAGGTTTTGGAGTGAGTGGTTCAGTGTGTGATGTATCCTCTCGGGCCCAAAGGGAGAAGCTAATGCAGACTACCTCTTCTGTGTTCAATGGGAAGTTGAATATCCTTGTAAGTTCCCCTAGCCTGTAAAGTTCCAACCTGTGATCTTACACATAATTTGTTGAACTTATTACAATTGAGTTCCCCTGCTTGAATTTTTGTTGGATTCAAATCAACAATGCTGCTATAAGTATTCAGAAACCAACAGTAGAGGTCACAGCTGAAGAGTTCTCAACAATCATGGCCACAAATTTTGAATCTGTGTATCATCTGTCCCAAATCGCACACCCCCTTTTAAAGGCATCAGGAACCGGAAGCATTGTATTCATCTCCTCTGTTTCCGGcatagtggcacacaagaataTCTCTGCTTATTCAGTAACCAAAGGTATTTCATCACATGATCCATGGTATATTCCAAGTGCTAGGAGTAAATTCCTATTTACAAGAGCAATACTGAACAAGAGAAACATATAGAATTTATAGCGGTTCTCTTCTAATGCTGTAGCTCCTTGGTACATCAAAACTCCAATGGTGGAGCCG ATGCTCACTAACCAAGCCTTTCTGGAAGAGGTGATAAATCGAGCTCCACTTCGTCGTGTGGGAGATCCAAAGGAGGTGTCATCTTTGGTAGCATTCCTCTGCCTACCGGCATCATCTTACATTACTGGACAGATTATTTGTGTTGATGGTGGCATGACTGTTAATGGTTTTGAGTCAAACCTGCTCTAG
- the LOC132253916 gene encoding tropinone reductase-like has product MAQTCGCSSGDGRWSLKGMTALVTGGTKGIGHAIVEELAGLGATIHTCSRKETELNECLKDWKAKGFGVSGSVCDVSSRAQREKLMETVSSVFNGKLNILVNNAAIVIQKPTVEVKAEEFSTIMAINLI; this is encoded by the exons ATGGCTCAGACATGTGGGTGCAGCTCTGGAGATGGTAGATGGTCTCTCAAGGGAATGACTGCTCTTGTAACCGGTGGAACTAAAGGAATTGG GCATGCAATTGTGGAGGAACTGGCTGGATTAGGAGCAACCATACACACGTGTTCTCGAAAAGAAACCGAGCTCAATGAATGCTTAAAGGATTGGAAAGCTAAAGGTTTTGGAGTGAGTGGTTCAGTGTGTGATGTATCCTCTCGGGCCCAAAGGGAGAAGCTAATGGAGACTGTCTCTTCTGTGTTCAATGGGAAGCTGAATATCCTT GTCAACAACGCTGCTATTGTTATTCAGAAACCAACAGTAGAGGTCAAGGCAGAAGAGTTCTCAACAATCATggccataaatttaatttga